One region of Rhodocaloribacter litoris genomic DNA includes:
- the paaB gene encoding 1,2-phenylacetyl-CoA epoxidase subunit PaaB, which yields MTETNDRMVPWEVFVQPRAGAPHEHAGNVHAADAEMALQNARDVYARRGNVVSIWVVPAAAIHASRPEDTGPFFDPADDKPYRHPSFYKVPHGTRNI from the coding sequence ATGACCGAGACGAACGATCGCATGGTTCCGTGGGAGGTGTTCGTGCAGCCGCGGGCCGGTGCCCCGCACGAACACGCCGGCAACGTCCACGCCGCGGATGCCGAGATGGCCCTGCAGAATGCCCGGGACGTCTATGCCCGGCGCGGCAACGTCGTCAGCATCTGGGTCGTCCCGGCGGCGGCCATCCACGCCAGCCGGCCCGAGGACACCGGCCCCTTCTTCGATCCGGCCGACGACAAACCCTATCGCCATCCCTCGTTCTACAAGGTCCCGCATGGAACGCGGAACATCTGA
- the paaA gene encoding 1,2-phenylacetyl-CoA epoxidase subunit PaaA, whose protein sequence is MDETTLLKAFEARVAAGEKIEPRDWMPERYRRQLVRMMSQHAHSEIVGMLPEGNWITRAPNLRRKMALLAKVQDEAGHGLYIYSATETLGVDRNDLIQELLDGKAKYSNIFNYPTLTWADIGVIGWFVDGAAIVNQTMLAKASYGPYARAMIRICKEENFHKKQGYEICVTLAKGTPAQRQMLQDAVNRWWWPTLMMFGPHDTESANSDELLRWKVKQKTNDELRQHFVNITVPQVHALGLTLPDPDLRYDEETGNWITGEIDWDEFWRVVRGHGPCNRERLRARRAAHEEGTWVREAARAYAAKQQRKTRPSNGVEVA, encoded by the coding sequence ATGGATGAAACCACCCTGCTGAAGGCATTCGAGGCCCGTGTGGCGGCAGGCGAGAAAATCGAGCCCCGCGACTGGATGCCCGAGCGCTACCGCCGGCAGCTCGTGCGCATGATGTCGCAGCACGCCCACTCGGAGATCGTCGGGATGCTGCCCGAGGGCAACTGGATCACCCGGGCGCCCAACCTGCGGCGCAAGATGGCGCTGCTGGCCAAGGTGCAGGACGAGGCCGGCCACGGTCTCTACATCTACAGCGCCACCGAAACGCTCGGCGTCGATCGTAACGACCTCATCCAGGAGCTGCTCGACGGCAAGGCCAAGTATTCGAACATCTTCAACTATCCAACCCTGACCTGGGCCGACATCGGCGTCATCGGCTGGTTCGTCGACGGGGCCGCCATCGTCAACCAGACCATGCTGGCGAAGGCCTCCTACGGGCCATACGCCCGGGCCATGATCCGCATCTGCAAGGAGGAGAACTTTCACAAAAAGCAGGGCTACGAAATCTGTGTGACGCTGGCGAAGGGCACCCCCGCACAGCGGCAGATGCTCCAGGATGCCGTCAACCGGTGGTGGTGGCCCACCCTGATGATGTTCGGCCCGCACGACACCGAGTCGGCCAACAGCGACGAACTGCTCCGCTGGAAGGTCAAGCAGAAGACGAACGACGAGCTGCGCCAGCACTTCGTCAACATCACCGTGCCGCAGGTGCACGCGCTGGGGCTGACGTTGCCGGATCCGGATCTCCGGTATGACGAGGAGACGGGCAACTGGATCACGGGGGAGATCGACTGGGACGAGTTCTGGCGTGTCGTGCGCGGCCACGGTCCCTGCAACCGGGAACGCCTGCGGGCCCGCCGGGCTGCCCACGAGGAGGGGACCTGGGTGCGCGAAGCCGCCCGGGCCTATGCCGCCAAGCAACAACGTAAAACCCGTCCCTCCAACGGCGTAGAGGTTGCCTGA
- the surE gene encoding 5'/3'-nucleotidase SurE, with the protein MKRPLILISNDDGIDAPGLRALAWALAGLGTLYVVAPLTEQSAVGHAITVRDPVRVRPWPFDGPPDVAAAYAVGGTPADCVKLAIDKLVPRRPDLVVSGINQGPNTAVNVIYSGTVSAATEASILGIDALAVSLCRWEGGDFEPAGRYARRIAEAVLRRGLPPGLLLNVNVPALSFDEIKGIRTTRQARSRWEESFIDRVDPANRPYYWLTGRFVNLDDGENTDLGAVEEGYVSVTPLQHDLTAHTFLEELARWTWDEAPAGEKSRAE; encoded by the coding sequence ATGAAACGACCGCTGATCCTGATCAGCAACGACGACGGCATCGACGCGCCGGGCCTCCGGGCGCTGGCGTGGGCGCTGGCGGGGCTGGGTACGCTCTACGTCGTGGCCCCGCTGACCGAACAGAGTGCCGTCGGGCATGCCATCACCGTGCGCGATCCCGTCCGCGTGCGTCCCTGGCCCTTCGACGGTCCACCGGACGTGGCGGCGGCCTATGCCGTCGGAGGGACGCCGGCGGACTGCGTCAAGCTCGCCATCGACAAGCTCGTGCCCCGGCGGCCGGATCTGGTTGTCAGCGGCATCAACCAGGGGCCGAATACGGCCGTCAACGTTATCTACAGCGGCACCGTCAGCGCTGCCACCGAAGCCTCCATCCTGGGCATCGACGCCCTGGCCGTTTCGCTGTGCCGGTGGGAAGGGGGGGACTTCGAACCGGCCGGTCGCTACGCCCGCCGCATCGCCGAAGCGGTGCTGCGCCGGGGCCTGCCGCCCGGCCTGCTGCTCAACGTCAACGTTCCGGCGCTCTCCTTCGACGAGATCAAGGGAATCCGCACCACCCGGCAGGCCCGCTCCCGCTGGGAAGAATCGTTCATCGACCGCGTCGATCCCGCCAACCGGCCCTATTACTGGCTCACCGGCCGCTTCGTCAACCTGGACGACGGCGAGAACACCGACCTGGGGGCCGTCGAGGAGGGGTATGTCTCTGTCACCCCCCTCCAGCACGATCTGACGGCACACACGTTTCTCGAAGAACTGGCGCGGTGGACCTGGGACGAGGCGCCGGCCGGCGAAAAGTCCCGGGCGGAATGA
- the panB gene encoding 3-methyl-2-oxobutanoate hydroxymethyltransferase has protein sequence MSTRTVAAPVVDVKRVTTQSLQEMKAAGIPIAMLTAYDYTTARILDRAGVDVLLVGDSASNVMAGHETTLPITLDHMIYHAQCVVRAVQRALVVVDLPFGSYQGNSKEALISAIRVMKEAGAHAVKLEGGEAVVPTVERIITAGIPVMGHLGLTPQSIYRFGTYKVRARDEQEAEQLRRDALLLQQAGCFALVLEKIPAVLAAEVTASLSIPTIGIGAGVHCDGQVLVTHDALGLTTDFNPRFVRRYARLDQVITDAVQAYIQDVRDRAFPSDEESY, from the coding sequence ATGAGCACCCGGACCGTTGCCGCCCCCGTCGTTGACGTCAAGCGCGTCACCACGCAGTCGTTGCAGGAGATGAAGGCGGCGGGGATCCCCATCGCCATGCTCACGGCCTACGACTACACCACCGCCCGCATCCTCGACCGGGCGGGCGTCGACGTGCTGCTCGTGGGCGACTCGGCCTCGAACGTGATGGCCGGCCACGAAACGACGCTGCCGATCACGCTGGACCACATGATCTACCATGCCCAGTGTGTGGTCCGGGCCGTGCAGCGGGCGCTCGTCGTCGTAGACCTGCCTTTCGGCTCCTATCAGGGCAATTCGAAAGAAGCCCTCATTTCGGCCATCCGGGTGATGAAGGAGGCCGGGGCGCACGCCGTCAAGCTGGAGGGCGGCGAGGCGGTGGTGCCGACCGTCGAGCGCATCATCACCGCCGGCATTCCGGTCATGGGACACCTCGGCCTCACGCCGCAGAGCATCTACCGCTTCGGCACCTACAAGGTGCGGGCCCGCGACGAACAGGAGGCCGAACAGCTCCGCCGGGATGCCCTGCTCCTGCAACAGGCCGGGTGTTTCGCCCTCGTCCTCGAAAAGATCCCGGCCGTTCTCGCCGCCGAGGTCACCGCCTCGCTGAGCATCCCGACGATCGGCATCGGGGCCGGCGTGCACTGCGACGGCCAGGTCCTCGTCACGCACGACGCCCTCGGGCTGACGACCGACTTCAACCCGCGCTTCGTCCGCCGCTATGCCCGCCTCGACCAGGTCATCACCGACGCCGTGCAGGCCTACATTCAGGACGTGCGCGACCGCGCCTTCCCCAGCGATGAGGAAAGCTACTGA
- a CDS encoding OmpH family outer membrane protein has protein sequence MKSFHRVAGMAMLMLLALPTLAAAQALKIGYTDPEVIVAAMPEYRQIQQQLQREFQTAQQALQSLSADFQEKLEKYQKQQPLLSAETRAQRERELQQLQQELQQSAAQKDQELAQKEQELMAPLLEKVQAAIDEVAKANGLTVVLRAPALIYVDESKVMDITEAVARKLGIPIEDAQASTGAAANAN, from the coding sequence ATGAAAAGCTTTCATCGAGTTGCCGGCATGGCGATGCTGATGCTCCTGGCGCTTCCGACGCTGGCGGCGGCGCAGGCGCTCAAGATCGGTTACACCGATCCGGAGGTCATCGTCGCGGCGATGCCGGAATACCGGCAGATCCAGCAGCAACTCCAGCGGGAGTTCCAGACGGCCCAGCAGGCTCTGCAGTCGCTCAGTGCCGACTTCCAGGAAAAGCTGGAAAAGTACCAGAAGCAGCAGCCGTTGCTCTCGGCCGAGACCCGTGCCCAGCGGGAGCGGGAGTTGCAGCAGCTCCAGCAGGAACTGCAACAGTCGGCCGCACAGAAGGACCAGGAACTGGCCCAGAAGGAGCAGGAGCTGATGGCCCCGCTGCTCGAAAAGGTGCAGGCGGCCATCGACGAGGTGGCGAAGGCGAACGGGCTGACCGTGGTCCTGCGGGCGCCGGCCCTCATCTACGTTGACGAATCGAAGGTGATGGACATCACCGAGGCGGTGGCCCGCAAGCTCGGTATTCCCATCGAAGACGCCCAGGCCAGCACCGGCGCGGCCGCCAATGCCAACTGA
- a CDS encoding OmpH family outer membrane protein: MKRASYFALILGACLGFGIPAAEAQQRIGYVDSDYILEQVPEYRTIQNQVDRLTQEWEAELKQKQEEVEALFREYQARELLYTNEERKRKQEEIMRAEEEVERLRMRYFGPDGELFQQQEQLMRPLQERILAAIEQVATREGYDYVFDRAGDFIFLFAREQYNLSDRVLEELGIDTAGRGGS, encoded by the coding sequence ATGAAGCGAGCATCCTATTTTGCCCTGATCCTGGGTGCATGCCTGGGATTCGGCATACCCGCTGCGGAGGCGCAGCAACGCATCGGCTACGTGGATTCGGACTACATCCTGGAGCAGGTGCCCGAATACCGCACCATTCAGAACCAGGTGGACCGCCTGACGCAGGAATGGGAGGCCGAGTTGAAGCAGAAACAGGAGGAGGTCGAGGCGCTGTTTCGAGAATATCAGGCCCGCGAATTGCTCTACACGAACGAGGAGCGCAAGCGCAAGCAGGAAGAGATCATGCGCGCCGAGGAGGAGGTCGAGCGCCTGCGCATGCGCTACTTCGGTCCCGATGGCGAGCTGTTCCAGCAGCAGGAGCAGTTGATGCGTCCCCTGCAGGAACGCATCCTGGCTGCCATCGAGCAGGTGGCCACCCGCGAGGGGTATGACTACGTCTTCGACCGTGCCGGCGACTTCATCTTCCTGTTCGCACGAGAGCAGTACAACCTCAGCGACCGGGTACTGGAGGAACTTGGCATCGACACAGCCGGGCGGGGCGGTTCGTGA
- the bamA gene encoding outer membrane protein assembly factor BamA: MPICQDHTKALGMRACACSMLLCLLLLPVTPPAAGQTPLASADGLPAALRPQTFEILGITVEGIGSEYTRSFVQQTSRLAVGQKITLPGDPALADAIRAIYRLGMFSDVKIKEERRFEQGVYLVIEVREVPKLADYSFSGIKGGDRKKLQKQAPLYKGTPVRPSAIERTVQLVKDFYAEKGYPLASVEVVRTVNPDNSLLLDFQVERGPRVGVGEVIIHGNEQLSDGDLLGSMKTKPKKWWQFWRKNTFKPDEFAEDPQRILEKYNEKGFYDARIVRDTTYLRMEGDDPKMVVELTVHEGPRYHIRNIVWEGNTVYPDAVLTEALGLERGDVYNAKRLEENLYGNKNSSDVMSRYMNRGYMRANVQPTVRVVEGDSLDLIFDVFEGEVYEFGTIEIAGNTKTKEHVIRRELITFPGETFSRDAIQESIRRLMQLNYFAQESLAKGPDIRIDEEAKEVDLTYHLEEAGSDQLELSGTWGRFGLVLQLRFSFNNFSAQNLFNGSAWKPLPSGDGQKLSLAVQTNGSFFQQYSLSFTEPWFRGRPTPVGFSASFSKITGSSLVSSTNTGKLLTSSVSAFYEKRLKWPDDFFSTSTTLGYQYFDNDNWLSSLPQGISQQVTIRQTLARNSTNHPIFPFTGSKLRLSLEIAPPVGRLIQYHKWRLDSSWNVPLSSKLSIGFGMDYGFIGSLTGEEVAFERFIVGGSPFETQGFYSFFGKEIIYMRAYPIGALGPRRNGDPFGGRILNKYAAELRWMAVQSQQLSAAPYLFVEAANTWDGFRSYNPSELFRSAGFGTRLFLPILGMVELVYGYNFDEFAPVNSRHDGSKKWTFQFTLGQGFNN; encoded by the coding sequence GTGCCCATCTGTCAGGACCATACGAAAGCCCTTGGTATGCGCGCTTGTGCCTGCTCGATGTTGCTGTGCCTGTTGCTGCTGCCGGTGACGCCGCCGGCCGCCGGGCAAACCCCGCTCGCTTCGGCGGACGGCCTGCCCGCGGCCCTGCGCCCGCAGACGTTCGAGATCCTGGGCATCACCGTCGAGGGGATCGGGTCGGAGTATACGCGCTCGTTCGTCCAGCAGACGAGCCGGCTCGCGGTCGGGCAAAAGATCACCCTCCCCGGTGATCCGGCCCTGGCCGACGCCATCCGCGCCATCTATCGCCTCGGCATGTTCTCCGACGTCAAGATCAAGGAGGAGCGGCGCTTCGAGCAGGGCGTCTACCTCGTCATCGAGGTCCGTGAAGTGCCCAAGCTGGCCGACTACAGCTTCTCCGGGATCAAAGGCGGGGACAGAAAGAAGCTCCAGAAACAGGCACCCCTCTACAAAGGCACCCCCGTGCGCCCGAGCGCCATCGAACGCACCGTCCAGCTCGTCAAAGACTTCTACGCCGAGAAGGGATACCCGCTGGCCTCGGTCGAGGTCGTCCGTACCGTCAACCCGGACAATTCACTCCTGCTCGACTTTCAGGTGGAACGGGGGCCGCGCGTCGGCGTCGGCGAGGTCATCATTCACGGCAACGAACAACTCTCCGACGGCGACCTCCTGGGGTCAATGAAGACCAAGCCGAAGAAGTGGTGGCAGTTCTGGCGGAAGAACACGTTCAAGCCGGACGAGTTCGCCGAGGACCCGCAACGCATCCTGGAAAAGTACAACGAGAAAGGGTTCTACGACGCCCGGATCGTGCGCGACACGACGTATCTGCGGATGGAGGGGGACGATCCGAAGATGGTCGTCGAGCTGACGGTGCACGAGGGGCCGCGCTACCACATCCGCAACATCGTCTGGGAAGGCAACACGGTCTATCCGGACGCCGTGCTGACGGAGGCCCTGGGCCTGGAACGGGGCGATGTCTACAACGCGAAGCGGCTGGAGGAAAACCTCTACGGCAACAAGAACAGCAGCGACGTGATGAGCCGGTACATGAACCGGGGCTACATGCGGGCCAACGTGCAGCCGACGGTGCGTGTGGTGGAAGGGGATTCGCTGGATCTGATCTTCGACGTCTTCGAAGGCGAAGTGTACGAGTTCGGTACGATCGAGATCGCGGGCAATACGAAGACGAAGGAGCACGTGATCCGGCGCGAGTTGATCACGTTCCCCGGGGAGACGTTCAGCCGGGACGCCATCCAGGAGTCGATCCGCCGGCTGATGCAGCTCAACTACTTTGCCCAGGAGTCGCTCGCCAAGGGACCGGACATCCGCATCGACGAGGAGGCCAAAGAGGTGGACCTGACCTACCACCTGGAGGAAGCCGGCAGCGATCAGCTGGAGCTCTCGGGCACCTGGGGACGATTCGGGCTCGTGCTGCAGCTTCGTTTCAGCTTCAACAATTTCTCCGCGCAGAACCTCTTCAACGGCTCGGCCTGGAAACCGCTGCCTTCCGGCGACGGGCAGAAGCTCTCCCTGGCGGTGCAGACGAACGGGAGCTTTTTCCAGCAGTATTCGCTCTCGTTCACCGAGCCCTGGTTCCGGGGGCGTCCCACGCCGGTCGGCTTCTCGGCTTCCTTCTCGAAGATCACCGGCAGCTCGCTGGTCTCGAGCACCAACACCGGCAAGTTGCTGACCTCATCGGTCTCCGCCTTCTATGAAAAGCGCCTGAAGTGGCCCGACGACTTCTTCAGCACCTCCACCACGCTCGGCTACCAGTATTTCGACAACGACAACTGGCTTTCGTCCTTGCCGCAGGGGATCAGCCAGCAGGTGACCATCCGCCAGACGCTCGCGCGTAACTCGACGAACCACCCCATCTTTCCGTTCACCGGGTCGAAGCTGCGCCTCTCGCTCGAGATCGCCCCGCCCGTCGGCCGGCTGATCCAGTACCACAAATGGCGGCTGGATTCGAGCTGGAACGTGCCGCTTTCGAGCAAGCTGTCGATCGGGTTCGGGATGGATTATGGCTTCATCGGCTCGCTCACGGGCGAGGAGGTGGCCTTCGAGCGCTTCATCGTCGGCGGCTCGCCGTTCGAGACGCAGGGGTTCTACAGCTTCTTCGGGAAAGAGATCATCTACATGCGCGCCTATCCCATCGGCGCCCTGGGGCCCCGGCGAAACGGCGATCCCTTCGGCGGGCGCATCCTGAACAAATATGCGGCTGAACTCCGGTGGATGGCGGTGCAGTCGCAGCAGCTCTCGGCCGCCCCCTACCTCTTCGTGGAAGCAGCCAATACCTGGGACGGCTTCCGCAGCTACAACCCGAGCGAGCTGTTCCGTTCGGCCGGCTTCGGCACCCGGCTGTTCCTGCCCATCCTGGGTATGGTGGAGCTCGTCTACGGCTACAACTTCGACGAATTTGCCCCGGTCAACAGCCGGCACGACGGATCGAAGAAGTGGACCTTCCAGTTTACCCTGGGACAGGGTTTCAACAACTAG
- a CDS encoding isoprenyl transferase yields the protein MREDPVISPAEAGTAKASDKAVQAALRRRGPLPRHIAVIMDGNGRWARARGQLRYVGHYEGVESVRDVTEACAELGIEYLTLYTFSTENWHRPRNEVNALMQLLIRTLRREKETLHRNNIRLRALGDLSKLPEACRKELEEAMAETAGGTRMTLTLALSYSGRWELTEAMRGLARRVAAGELDPGAIDEATVGAALGTAGMPDPDLLIRTGGELRVSNFLLWQIAYAEFYVTDVLWPAFRRAQLYEAIRDFQDRDRRFGRVHDDEGPAAAQ from the coding sequence GTGAGAGAAGACCCTGTCATTTCCCCGGCGGAAGCCGGCACCGCGAAGGCCAGCGACAAAGCCGTGCAGGCGGCGCTTCGCCGGCGCGGCCCGCTGCCCCGCCACATCGCCGTCATCATGGACGGGAACGGGCGCTGGGCCCGGGCGCGGGGACAGCTCCGCTACGTGGGCCATTACGAAGGCGTCGAGTCCGTTCGGGACGTGACCGAAGCCTGTGCTGAGCTGGGCATCGAGTACCTGACCCTCTACACCTTCAGCACCGAGAACTGGCACAGGCCCCGGAACGAGGTCAATGCCCTGATGCAGCTGCTCATCCGCACCCTGCGCCGTGAGAAGGAGACGCTGCACCGGAACAACATCCGCCTCCGCGCCCTGGGCGACCTCTCGAAGCTGCCCGAGGCGTGCCGGAAAGAGCTGGAGGAAGCCATGGCCGAGACGGCCGGCGGCACCCGGATGACCCTCACGCTGGCGCTCTCCTACAGCGGCCGCTGGGAGCTGACCGAGGCGATGCGCGGGCTCGCCCGCCGCGTCGCTGCCGGCGAACTCGACCCCGGCGCCATCGACGAGGCCACCGTCGGCGCCGCCCTGGGCACCGCCGGTATGCCCGACCCCGACCTGCTCATCCGCACCGGCGGCGAGCTGCGCGTCTCCAACTTCCTGCTCTGGCAGATCGCCTACGCCGAGTTCTACGTCACGGACGTGCTCTGGCCCGCCTTCCGGCGCGCGCAGCTCTACGAGGCCATCCGCGACTTCCAGGATCGGGACCGCCGCTTCGGCCGTGTCCACGACGACGAAGGACCCGCGGCCGCGCAATAA
- the rseP gene encoding RIP metalloprotease RseP has protein sequence MDFILNIFSYILPILGAIMLLVFVHELGHFLFAKLFKMRVERFSVGFPPKIVGKRIGETEYVLGATPLGGYVKIAGMVDESMDTEFAGRPPEPWEFRAKPVWQRIVVIVAGVVFNMILAAVVFMMLKGVYGERYVPPLGEVMVADSSLAYQMGLRTGDRILEVNGAPPARFAGLRGLQEALLAERLQITVLRDGQRLTFEGPEDIMTQLSRARGNFGIAFDPPVVGDLVPGAPAERIGLRPGDRILAIDGHPIRFWHEMTERIQQSEGQPLTLRWARPDSLEGVIPPGLQAVGSSEYGRVYEASVTPDERGGRYVLGVYQLTRSVDYGFGEAVVAGLEATWLNTRIIVTSLKRIVFGSESLRENLGGPIQVAVLTREAAADGAYSFWNIVAVLSITLAIINILPIPALDGGHLVFLLYEAVARREPSLKVRMVTQQIGMALLLGLMAFLIFNDILRL, from the coding sequence ATGGATTTCATCCTGAACATCTTCTCCTACATCCTGCCCATTCTGGGGGCCATCATGCTGCTCGTGTTCGTGCACGAGCTGGGACATTTTCTCTTCGCCAAGCTCTTCAAGATGCGCGTCGAGCGGTTCTCGGTGGGGTTCCCGCCGAAGATCGTGGGCAAGCGGATCGGGGAGACCGAGTACGTGCTGGGGGCCACGCCGCTGGGCGGGTACGTCAAGATCGCGGGCATGGTGGACGAGAGCATGGACACCGAGTTCGCCGGGCGCCCCCCCGAGCCGTGGGAGTTCCGGGCCAAGCCGGTCTGGCAGCGTATCGTGGTGATCGTGGCCGGGGTCGTTTTCAACATGATCCTGGCCGCCGTGGTGTTCATGATGCTCAAGGGCGTCTACGGCGAGCGGTACGTGCCGCCGCTCGGGGAGGTGATGGTGGCCGACAGCTCCCTCGCCTATCAGATGGGCCTGCGTACCGGCGACCGCATCCTGGAGGTCAACGGCGCCCCGCCGGCCCGTTTTGCCGGGCTGCGCGGGTTGCAGGAAGCCCTCCTGGCGGAGCGGCTGCAGATCACCGTCCTGCGCGACGGCCAGCGCCTGACGTTCGAGGGACCGGAGGACATCATGACCCAGCTCAGCCGGGCCCGGGGCAACTTCGGCATCGCCTTCGACCCGCCCGTCGTCGGGGACCTCGTTCCGGGGGCACCGGCCGAACGCATCGGGCTGCGACCCGGGGACCGCATCCTGGCCATCGACGGGCACCCGATCCGCTTCTGGCACGAGATGACCGAACGGATTCAGCAGAGCGAGGGACAGCCCCTCACGCTGCGCTGGGCCCGCCCGGACTCGCTCGAAGGCGTGATTCCTCCCGGCCTCCAGGCCGTCGGTTCCTCGGAGTACGGGCGCGTCTATGAGGCAAGCGTCACCCCGGACGAGCGCGGCGGGCGGTACGTCCTGGGCGTCTACCAGCTTACCCGCTCCGTCGACTACGGCTTCGGCGAGGCCGTCGTCGCCGGGCTCGAGGCCACCTGGCTCAACACCCGGATCATCGTCACCAGCCTGAAACGGATCGTCTTCGGCTCCGAAAGCCTCCGCGAAAACCTGGGCGGGCCCATTCAGGTGGCCGTGCTCACCCGCGAAGCCGCCGCCGACGGGGCGTATTCGTTCTGGAACATCGTTGCCGTACTCTCGATCACCCTGGCGATCATCAACATCCTGCCCATCCCCGCCCTCGACGGGGGCCACCTCGTCTTTCTGCTCTATGAGGCCGTGGCCCGGCGCGAGCCTTCGCTGAAGGTGCGCATGGTCACGCAGCAGATCGGCATGGCGCTGCTGCTGGGGCTGATGGCTTTCCTCATCTTCAACGATATCCTCCGCCTGTGA
- a CDS encoding 1-deoxy-D-xylulose-5-phosphate reductoisomerase, with product MSFSDRNGKAQGLCLLGSTGSIGTQALAVAALFPDRLRVRALTAYANVERLVQQARRFRPACVAIGDVEKYATLREALAGTGIAVLAGAEGLCEAATRSDVDTVLAAVVGFAGLAPTLAAVRAGKKIALANKETLVVAGALVTELAERHGAVLLPVDSEHSAIFQCLLGEPKEAVETLVLTASGGPFRTRPKETFDAITRAEALCHPNWSMGHKITIDSATMMNKGLEVIEARWIFGLDGARIRVLVHPQSIVHSIVVFRDGSAKAQLGVPDMKVPIQYALTYPDRWPAPHPRVDWATLGRLDFEEPDLDKFPCLRLAFEALEHGGTAPAVLNAANEQAVALFLEERIRFTDIPRLIERALEALAARPDRLSFELLADADARARRRVQELHRLAVH from the coding sequence ATGTCCTTTTCCGACCGCAACGGCAAGGCGCAAGGATTGTGCCTGCTCGGTTCTACCGGCTCCATCGGCACGCAGGCCCTCGCGGTGGCGGCCCTGTTCCCGGATCGGCTGCGTGTCCGTGCCCTGACGGCCTATGCCAATGTGGAGCGGCTGGTGCAGCAGGCCCGGCGCTTCCGACCCGCCTGCGTCGCCATCGGGGACGTGGAAAAGTACGCAACGCTCCGGGAAGCGCTTGCCGGCACCGGCATCGCGGTGCTGGCCGGTGCGGAGGGCCTCTGCGAAGCCGCCACCCGGTCCGACGTGGACACCGTGCTGGCCGCCGTGGTGGGTTTCGCCGGGCTGGCCCCGACGCTCGCCGCCGTCCGGGCGGGTAAAAAGATTGCCCTGGCCAACAAAGAGACGCTCGTGGTGGCCGGCGCGCTCGTGACCGAACTGGCGGAGCGGCATGGTGCCGTGCTCCTCCCCGTCGACAGCGAACACTCGGCCATCTTCCAGTGCCTCCTCGGCGAGCCGAAGGAAGCCGTCGAAACACTCGTGCTGACGGCCTCCGGCGGGCCGTTCCGCACCCGCCCGAAAGAGACGTTCGACGCCATCACACGGGCCGAAGCCCTGTGCCATCCCAACTGGTCGATGGGGCACAAGATCACCATCGACTCGGCCACGATGATGAACAAGGGCCTGGAGGTGATCGAGGCCCGGTGGATCTTCGGCCTCGACGGGGCCCGCATCCGCGTGCTCGTCCACCCGCAGTCGATCGTGCATTCGATCGTCGTCTTCCGGGACGGCTCGGCGAAAGCGCAACTCGGGGTGCCGGACATGAAGGTGCCCATCCAGTATGCGCTCACCTACCCCGACCGCTGGCCCGCGCCCCATCCCCGGGTGGACTGGGCCACGCTGGGCCGGCTCGACTTCGAAGAACCCGACCTCGACAAGTTTCCCTGCCTGCGCCTGGCCTTCGAGGCGCTCGAACACGGGGGCACCGCCCCGGCCGTGCTCAACGCCGCCAACGAGCAGGCCGTGGCCCTCTTCCTCGAAGAACGGATCCGCTTCACCGACATCCCGCGCCTGATCGAGCGCGCGCTCGAGGCGCTGGCGGCCCGCCCGGACCGGCTTTCGTTCGAGCTGCTCGCCGACGCCGACGCCCGGGCCCGGCGGCGGGTTCAGGAACTCCACCGCCTCGCCGTTCATTGA